The following proteins are encoded in a genomic region of Pseudoxanthomonas suwonensis 11-1:
- a CDS encoding tyrosine-type recombinase/integrase, translated as MVPRQRSKARAGWPANLYTSGRGGFKYRHPVTKAETWMGTDKAKAFAAARKLNALLTPSDDLVARVVGTGRTVADALAVFRADDLPHRGWGAKTAAWYGVFLKRIEADIGGRELEGLTVKDCAEYIRGVTESARGRQTYRLVLGWILACAVQEGWIDSNPAELTRKFSHTRQRARLTLDTYRAIHAQAPGWLRNAMDLSLLTLLRREDVATLRFADVHDDALWVVPQKTEGSTAVRLRIKMGADLAALVARCRDAVVSPYLVHRLPEKAKPRGKGAAGRVHHTQVMPEQITRAFAEARDAAGIGGESPPTFHEIRSLGGALLREQGWSLQQVQALMGHASEAMTSVYLEGHEVPWSEVETGLSLRR; from the coding sequence ATGGTGCCGAGGCAGCGATCGAAGGCCCGCGCTGGCTGGCCGGCAAACCTCTACACGTCCGGCCGCGGCGGCTTCAAGTACCGCCACCCGGTGACGAAGGCCGAGACGTGGATGGGCACCGACAAGGCCAAGGCCTTCGCCGCGGCCCGGAAGCTCAACGCCCTGCTGACGCCGAGCGACGACCTTGTCGCGCGCGTGGTGGGGACCGGCAGGACCGTGGCCGACGCGCTGGCGGTGTTCCGCGCCGACGACCTGCCGCACCGCGGCTGGGGCGCCAAGACCGCGGCCTGGTACGGGGTGTTCCTCAAGCGCATAGAGGCCGACATCGGCGGCCGGGAGCTGGAGGGGCTGACCGTCAAGGATTGCGCCGAGTACATCCGCGGCGTCACCGAATCCGCGCGCGGCCGGCAGACCTACCGGCTGGTGCTGGGCTGGATCCTGGCGTGCGCGGTGCAGGAGGGCTGGATCGACTCCAACCCGGCCGAGCTGACCCGCAAGTTCTCGCACACGCGCCAGCGCGCCCGGCTGACGCTGGACACCTACCGGGCCATCCACGCCCAGGCCCCGGGCTGGCTGCGCAACGCCATGGACCTGTCTCTGCTGACGCTGCTGCGGCGCGAGGACGTGGCCACGCTGCGGTTCGCCGACGTGCACGACGACGCGCTCTGGGTGGTGCCGCAGAAAACCGAGGGCAGCACGGCTGTGCGCCTGCGGATCAAGATGGGGGCCGACCTGGCCGCGCTGGTGGCCCGGTGCCGGGACGCGGTGGTGTCGCCCTACCTGGTCCACCGGCTGCCGGAGAAGGCCAAGCCGCGCGGCAAGGGCGCGGCCGGTCGGGTGCACCACACGCAGGTCATGCCCGAGCAGATCACCCGGGCCTTCGCCGAGGCGCGCGACGCGGCCGGCATCGGCGGCGAGAGCCCGCCCACCTTCCACGAGATCCGCAGCCTGGGCGGCGCGCTGCTGCGCGAACAGGGCTGGTCCCTGCAGCAGGTGCAGGCGCTCATGGGCCACGCCAGCGAGGCGATGACCAGCGTCTACCTGGAGGGGCACGAGGTGCCGTGGAGCGAGGTCGAGACTGGGCTATCGCTCAGGAGGTGA
- a CDS encoding YqaJ viral recombinase family protein, giving the protein MNAHLQPAPDDRSAWLAERRTGIGGSDVAPILGLSPYRTPLDVYREKRGEVGDDSDSAPMLWGRLLEPVIRQRYSDVTGRAVLVPDGMLRHQRHHFMVANLDGFTEDRRVFEAKTARTGAGWGEPGTDEVPDAYALQVQHYLAVTGFPVADVAVLIGGSDFRIYVVEADPSLQSDLIEAEAEFWDRVVRGDEPPPVSFAEAQQRYGRLAAAGSVQAAPDVAEAWAEARRLRQQIKDLEAAKEAADAALLNALGEAGDTLVGPDGRVLATWKLAKAPQRFDVAAFKAAHPDLAAQFTQPGTPSRRLLIKD; this is encoded by the coding sequence GTGAACGCGCATCTGCAGCCCGCACCCGATGATCGCAGCGCCTGGCTGGCCGAGCGCCGGACCGGGATCGGTGGCAGCGACGTGGCGCCGATCCTGGGCCTGTCGCCCTACCGCACCCCGCTGGACGTCTACCGCGAGAAGCGCGGCGAGGTCGGCGACGACTCCGACAGCGCGCCGATGCTGTGGGGCCGGCTGCTGGAGCCGGTGATCCGGCAGCGCTACTCGGACGTGACCGGGCGGGCGGTGCTGGTGCCTGACGGCATGCTGCGCCACCAGCGGCACCACTTCATGGTCGCCAACCTGGACGGCTTCACCGAGGACCGCCGCGTGTTCGAGGCCAAGACCGCGCGCACCGGCGCCGGTTGGGGCGAGCCGGGCACCGATGAAGTGCCGGATGCATATGCCCTGCAGGTGCAGCACTACCTGGCGGTGACCGGGTTTCCGGTGGCCGACGTGGCTGTGCTGATCGGCGGCAGCGACTTCCGCATCTACGTGGTCGAGGCCGACCCGTCGCTGCAGTCGGACCTGATCGAGGCCGAGGCCGAGTTCTGGGACCGCGTCGTGCGCGGCGACGAGCCGCCGCCGGTGTCCTTCGCCGAGGCGCAGCAGCGTTACGGGCGGCTGGCCGCTGCCGGCAGCGTGCAGGCTGCCCCAGACGTCGCGGAGGCGTGGGCCGAGGCCCGGCGCCTGCGCCAGCAGATCAAGGATCTGGAGGCCGCCAAGGAGGCCGCCGACGCCGCCCTGCTCAACGCCCTGGGCGAGGCCGGCGACACGCTGGTTGGCCCGGACGGCCGCGTGCTGGCCACCTGGAAGCTGGCCAAGGCTCCGCAACGCTTCGACGTCGCGGCATTCAAGGCCGCCCACCCCGACCTCGCCGCGCAGTTCACCCAGCCCGGCACCCCTTCCCGTCGCCTCCTGATCAAGGACTGA
- a CDS encoding helix-turn-helix domain-containing protein gives MSTVGERVRAEREARKISRTALSAMTGVGYSTLAELERGGMQTTTKLRVIAEALGVSLSYLETGKGPKAGGPSQDSGLDVEKLTDLLETVEAAIAKSGRVVPPRIKARLVATLYRDEQASAAASAQAVQAALAGLLISME, from the coding sequence ATGAGCACTGTCGGCGAAAGGGTCCGCGCTGAACGCGAGGCCCGGAAGATCTCCCGCACCGCCCTGTCAGCGATGACCGGGGTGGGCTACAGCACGCTGGCCGAGCTCGAGCGCGGCGGCATGCAGACCACGACCAAGCTCAGGGTCATCGCCGAGGCGCTGGGCGTGAGCCTCAGCTACCTGGAGACGGGCAAGGGCCCCAAGGCCGGCGGGCCGTCTCAGGATTCGGGACTGGACGTTGAGAAGCTGACGGACCTGCTGGAGACCGTCGAGGCCGCCATCGCCAAGAGCGGGAGGGTGGTCCCTCCTCGCATCAAGGCGCGGCTGGTGGCCACGCTCTACAGGGACGAACAGGCCTCCGCCGCGGCATCCGCCCAGGCGGTCCAGGCCGCCCTAGCCGGACTTCTCATATCCATGGAGTGA
- a CDS encoding replicative DNA helicase, which produces MTDHAYAEDAVLAGLMARNEIFHEVAPLLGEEQFTTPRRRRIWAAIRDRLREGQPADVVTMCDALPGDASELIDLAKSMATGSSVASYAALVREHWRMREAGSIAQRLLSGAREREPGAVEQAIAELMALNAHHAEHEYTGKQILALAFEVAQQAFQNGGAIPGITTGLQELDEILGGWHDSDLTFIGGRPAMGKTAFMLGLAEAAADSGRRVGIVSAEQPAVQLGIRRAALASGVGAQAIRAGNLQDEDWSKITAGISRARDRHLRVFDRSAVSLDELVSVARKWKHNDGLDVLFIDYAQRITVPGADRITEVSQIARGLKNLARDLNIPVVSLAQVVKGVDSRPDKRPNAGDLANSDELTREADQVLMLYRDEVYNRESPDKGVAEILIEKNRHGPTGFKRVRFVAETMAFESFARRADWEEAA; this is translated from the coding sequence GTGACCGACCACGCCTACGCTGAGGACGCCGTGCTGGCCGGCCTGATGGCCCGCAACGAGATATTCCACGAGGTCGCCCCGCTGTTGGGCGAGGAGCAATTCACCACGCCGCGCCGCCGCCGCATCTGGGCCGCGATCCGCGACCGGCTGCGCGAGGGCCAGCCGGCCGACGTGGTGACCATGTGCGACGCCCTGCCAGGCGACGCCAGCGAGCTGATCGACCTGGCCAAGAGCATGGCTACGGGAAGCTCCGTTGCCTCGTACGCTGCCCTGGTGCGGGAGCACTGGCGGATGCGCGAGGCCGGCAGCATCGCTCAGCGCCTGCTGTCCGGGGCCCGGGAGCGCGAGCCCGGGGCAGTGGAGCAGGCAATCGCCGAGCTGATGGCGCTCAACGCCCACCACGCCGAGCACGAGTACACCGGCAAGCAGATCCTGGCGCTGGCGTTCGAGGTCGCCCAGCAGGCGTTCCAGAACGGCGGCGCCATCCCGGGGATCACCACTGGCCTGCAGGAGCTGGACGAGATCCTTGGCGGGTGGCACGACTCAGACCTGACCTTCATCGGCGGCCGGCCCGCAATGGGCAAGACCGCATTCATGCTCGGTCTGGCCGAAGCCGCGGCAGACTCCGGCCGGCGTGTTGGCATCGTCAGCGCCGAGCAGCCGGCCGTGCAGCTGGGCATCCGGCGTGCGGCTCTCGCCTCCGGTGTCGGCGCCCAGGCCATCCGCGCGGGCAACCTGCAGGACGAGGACTGGTCGAAGATCACCGCCGGCATCTCCCGGGCGCGCGATCGGCACCTGCGCGTGTTCGACCGGTCCGCAGTCTCGCTGGACGAGCTGGTCTCGGTCGCCCGGAAGTGGAAGCACAACGACGGCCTGGACGTGCTGTTCATCGACTACGCCCAGCGCATCACCGTGCCCGGCGCCGACCGCATCACCGAGGTTTCCCAGATCGCCCGAGGCCTCAAGAACCTGGCGCGCGACCTGAACATCCCCGTCGTGTCCCTGGCCCAGGTGGTCAAGGGCGTGGACAGCCGGCCGGACAAGCGCCCCAACGCCGGCGACCTCGCCAACAGCGACGAGCTGACCCGCGAGGCCGACCAGGTGCTGATGCTCTACCGCGACGAGGTCTACAACCGCGAGAGCCCGGACAAGGGCGTTGCGGAAATCCTGATCGAGAAGAACCGGCATGGGCCGACCGGCTTCAAGCGCGTCCGCTTCGTCGCCGAGACCATGGCGTTCGAGTCGTTCGCTCGCCGGGCTGACTGGGAGGAAGCGGCATGA
- a CDS encoding N-acetylmuramoyl-L-alanine amidase, whose translation MRSIYVSAGHSGTDPGAVANGRREADIAVEFRNLVRFYLDRHNEELAGGAPRTHKDAIHVGTDGAGTENLPLRQAAADARKFDVAVEFHCNAATSPAATGCEVLAGPKDMALAARISAALSGALGIRDRGAKPENAGQHQRLAFVQAGGLIVELFFITNPSDLAAYDARKWLAARAVARVLTEAAA comes from the coding sequence ATGCGATCCATCTACGTATCGGCCGGGCACTCGGGGACGGACCCCGGCGCGGTCGCCAACGGGCGGCGCGAGGCAGACATCGCGGTCGAGTTCCGCAACCTGGTCCGGTTCTACCTGGACCGGCACAACGAGGAGCTGGCCGGCGGCGCCCCGCGCACCCACAAGGACGCGATCCACGTGGGCACCGATGGCGCAGGCACCGAGAACCTGCCCCTGCGCCAGGCCGCGGCGGACGCCCGCAAGTTCGATGTGGCCGTGGAGTTCCACTGCAACGCAGCGACGAGCCCGGCGGCCACCGGATGCGAGGTGCTGGCCGGGCCGAAGGACATGGCGCTGGCGGCCAGGATCAGCGCGGCGCTGTCCGGGGCGCTGGGCATCCGCGACCGCGGCGCCAAGCCGGAGAACGCCGGGCAGCACCAGCGGCTCGCCTTCGTGCAGGCCGGTGGGCTGATCGTGGAGCTGTTCTTCATCACCAACCCGTCTGACCTGGCCGCCTACGACGCGCGCAAGTGGCTGGCGGCCCGCGCCGTGGCGAGGGTGCTGACGGAGGCCGCGGCATGA
- the lysC gene encoding Rz1-like lysis system protein LysC: MRLIAATAAALLLAGCQTCPERVPEVVKVPVRVTVPVPAELSAPCPVARAESRTVEAVVSAYNANVEHLEACNRKLGEIRALPTGDVTP, encoded by the coding sequence ATGCGCCTGATCGCCGCCACCGCCGCTGCCCTGCTGCTGGCCGGCTGCCAGACCTGCCCGGAGCGTGTGCCCGAGGTGGTGAAGGTCCCGGTGCGCGTGACCGTCCCGGTGCCGGCTGAGCTGAGCGCCCCGTGCCCGGTGGCGCGCGCCGAGTCCCGCACCGTCGAGGCCGTGGTCTCGGCCTACAACGCAAACGTCGAGCACCTGGAAGCCTGCAACCGGAAGCTGGGCGAGATCCGCGCGCTGCCAACGGGAGATGTCACGCCATGA
- a CDS encoding PBSX family phage terminase large subunit: MSALQIDTAAVFEPLLAPARYKGAHGGRGSGKSHFFAGLAVEDAIAFPGDAGEGLRMVCIREVQKSLKHSAKSLIEAKLAEFGMREADGFKVFNEVIKTPGDGVIIFQGMQDHTADSIKSLEGFHRAWVEEAQSLSSTSLGLLRPTIRWEDAGRGLTSEMWFGWNPRRKTDPVDVLLRGPEPPTGAAVVRANWSDNPWFPSVLEQERLDCLRSMPDQYEHIWEGGYATAATGAYFAQALVTAKSEGRIGRVAADPLMTTRAYWDIGGTGAKADACAIWIVQFVGREVRVLDYYEAQGQPLATHVAWLRSRGYERAQCVLPHDGAANDKVHQVSYQSALQQAGFDVRVIPNMGAGAASKRIEAVRRLFPAIYFHETTTEPGRDALGFYHERKDDKRGIGLGPEHDWSSHAADAFGLMAVDHEQNGPDRKPVRLNFTSEFA; the protein is encoded by the coding sequence ATGAGCGCGCTGCAGATCGACACGGCGGCCGTATTCGAGCCGCTGCTGGCGCCTGCGCGCTACAAGGGCGCCCACGGCGGCCGCGGCTCCGGCAAGTCGCATTTCTTCGCCGGCCTGGCCGTCGAGGACGCGATCGCCTTCCCCGGCGACGCCGGCGAGGGCCTGCGGATGGTCTGCATCCGCGAGGTCCAGAAGTCGCTGAAGCACTCGGCCAAGTCGCTGATCGAGGCCAAGCTGGCCGAGTTCGGGATGCGCGAGGCCGACGGCTTCAAGGTGTTCAACGAGGTGATCAAGACCCCCGGCGACGGGGTGATCATCTTCCAGGGCATGCAGGACCACACGGCCGACTCGATCAAGTCGCTGGAGGGCTTCCACCGCGCCTGGGTCGAGGAGGCGCAGAGCCTGTCGAGCACCTCGCTCGGCCTGCTGCGCCCGACCATCCGCTGGGAGGACGCCGGCCGCGGGCTGACCTCGGAGATGTGGTTCGGCTGGAACCCGCGGCGCAAGACGGACCCCGTCGACGTGCTGCTGCGGGGGCCTGAGCCGCCGACCGGCGCCGCGGTGGTCCGGGCCAACTGGTCGGACAACCCGTGGTTCCCGTCGGTGCTCGAGCAGGAGCGGCTGGACTGCCTGCGCAGCATGCCGGACCAGTACGAGCACATCTGGGAGGGCGGGTACGCCACCGCGGCCACCGGCGCGTACTTCGCGCAGGCCCTGGTGACGGCCAAGAGCGAGGGGCGCATCGGTCGGGTCGCTGCCGATCCGCTGATGACCACCCGGGCGTACTGGGACATCGGCGGCACCGGCGCGAAGGCCGACGCCTGCGCTATCTGGATCGTGCAGTTCGTGGGCCGCGAGGTCCGGGTGCTGGACTACTACGAGGCACAGGGTCAGCCGCTGGCAACCCACGTGGCCTGGCTGCGGTCCCGGGGCTACGAGCGCGCCCAGTGCGTGCTGCCGCACGACGGCGCTGCGAACGACAAGGTTCACCAGGTCAGCTACCAGAGCGCGCTGCAGCAGGCCGGCTTCGATGTGCGGGTGATCCCGAACATGGGTGCCGGCGCCGCCAGCAAGCGCATTGAGGCGGTGCGCCGGCTGTTCCCGGCCATCTACTTCCACGAGACCACCACCGAGCCCGGGCGCGATGCGCTGGGCTTCTACCACGAGCGCAAGGACGACAAGCGCGGCATCGGGCTCGGCCCGGAGCACGACTGGTCTAGCCATGCGGCTGACGCCTTCGGCCTGATGGCCGTGGACCACGAACAGAACGGCCCGGACCGCAAGCCGGTCCGCCTCAACTTCACTTCCGAGTTCGCATGA
- a CDS encoding portal protein, translating to MAETKPDSPGFATERQGVSKEDLHKEMLQRHKECWDFWKPQYDAAREDVEFAFTPDSQWDSWMTESRRGRPMYTVNRVRQALKQITNDQRQNRPQAKVRAAEGGDSDLAEVRQGIIRGIDSQIDAQRAVDTAFLFAVGGGYGVWRISTRYADDGGFDQVIEREEIADPFTVVFDPAAKKKDRRDARYAFVDTKFARSEFKARWPNAKVVPIDTVTESNLDWWGEHEVTVAEYWYKKAEQVEIVLLTDGSVHEAADLALIEDELAKAGITIQRRRVIERDKVYQCIVSGAEILEGPNEWAGKYIPLVPCWGELISVKGKDKFFGATRFAKDAQRMYNYERSTFIETLADQPYSPFMADAASIEGYESQYQSLRTRRPPVLLYKANPGLPNGGKPSREAPPAFPAALAQAAAISGDDIKAATGIHDASLGARSNETSGRAILARQREGDVANFDYIDNLSYALKYDFEILNDLISAVYDTERQIRIVGDDGAEKVVAVNRTVVDEQTGQAVTLNDLTQGRYDVSVTVGPSYTTQRMEAAEAMMQLANDPSPIGMVAKYGFIKNLDAPMLEDVREAARKLLVNQGLLEPAEGEQPPPPPQPNPRDVAAAEKDGATARKALAEAEGQEIENQVAAFQLGAQMGALGIAAPSQPLPPAMAPNQPPQGGFFVADAGAPAGPAPGGFPGQP from the coding sequence ATGGCCGAGACCAAGCCCGACAGCCCCGGCTTCGCAACCGAGCGCCAGGGCGTGAGCAAGGAGGATCTGCACAAGGAGATGCTGCAGCGGCACAAGGAGTGCTGGGACTTCTGGAAGCCGCAGTACGACGCCGCGCGCGAGGACGTGGAGTTCGCGTTCACCCCGGACAGCCAGTGGGATAGCTGGATGACCGAAAGCCGCCGCGGCCGGCCGATGTACACGGTCAACCGCGTGCGCCAGGCGCTCAAGCAGATCACCAACGACCAGCGCCAGAACCGGCCGCAGGCGAAGGTGCGCGCGGCCGAAGGTGGCGATTCCGACCTGGCCGAGGTGCGGCAAGGCATCATCCGCGGCATCGACAGCCAGATCGACGCGCAGCGCGCCGTGGACACCGCGTTCCTGTTCGCGGTCGGCGGCGGCTACGGCGTGTGGCGGATCAGCACCCGGTACGCCGACGACGGCGGCTTCGATCAGGTCATCGAGCGCGAGGAGATCGCCGACCCGTTCACCGTGGTGTTCGACCCGGCGGCCAAGAAGAAGGACCGCCGCGACGCGCGCTACGCCTTCGTCGACACCAAGTTCGCCCGCTCCGAGTTCAAGGCCCGCTGGCCAAACGCCAAGGTGGTTCCGATCGACACGGTCACCGAGTCGAATCTGGACTGGTGGGGCGAGCACGAGGTCACCGTCGCCGAGTACTGGTACAAGAAGGCCGAGCAGGTCGAGATCGTGCTGCTGACCGATGGCAGCGTGCACGAGGCGGCCGACCTGGCGCTGATCGAGGACGAGCTCGCCAAGGCGGGCATCACCATCCAGCGGCGCCGGGTGATCGAGCGCGACAAGGTGTACCAGTGCATCGTATCCGGAGCCGAGATCCTCGAGGGCCCCAACGAGTGGGCCGGCAAGTACATCCCGCTGGTGCCGTGCTGGGGTGAGCTGATCAGCGTCAAGGGGAAGGACAAGTTCTTCGGCGCCACGCGCTTCGCCAAAGACGCGCAGCGCATGTACAACTACGAGCGCAGCACGTTCATCGAGACGCTGGCGGACCAGCCGTACAGCCCGTTCATGGCCGACGCGGCGTCGATCGAAGGCTACGAGTCCCAGTACCAGTCGCTGCGCACCAGGCGCCCGCCGGTGCTGCTGTACAAGGCCAACCCTGGTCTGCCGAACGGGGGCAAGCCGTCCCGCGAGGCGCCGCCGGCATTCCCGGCCGCACTGGCGCAGGCGGCGGCGATCAGCGGCGACGACATCAAGGCCGCCACCGGCATCCACGACGCCAGCCTGGGCGCACGCTCCAACGAGACCAGCGGCCGGGCGATCCTGGCGCGCCAGCGCGAGGGCGACGTCGCCAACTTCGACTACATCGACAACCTCAGCTACGCGCTCAAGTACGACTTCGAGATCCTCAACGACCTGATCAGCGCGGTCTACGACACCGAGCGGCAGATCCGGATCGTGGGTGACGACGGCGCCGAGAAGGTGGTCGCGGTGAATCGCACCGTGGTCGACGAGCAGACCGGCCAGGCCGTGACGCTCAACGATCTCACGCAAGGCCGCTACGACGTGTCGGTGACCGTGGGCCCGAGCTACACCACCCAGCGCATGGAGGCCGCCGAGGCCATGATGCAGCTGGCCAACGACCCATCGCCCATCGGCATGGTCGCCAAGTACGGCTTCATCAAGAACCTGGACGCGCCGATGCTCGAGGACGTGCGCGAGGCTGCCCGCAAGCTGCTGGTCAACCAGGGCCTGCTGGAGCCGGCCGAGGGCGAGCAGCCACCGCCGCCGCCGCAGCCCAACCCGAGGGACGTGGCCGCCGCGGAGAAGGACGGGGCCACCGCCCGCAAGGCCCTGGCCGAAGCCGAGGGCCAGGAGATCGAGAACCAAGTCGCCGCGTTCCAACTCGGCGCACAGATGGGCGCGCTCGGCATCGCCGCGCCGTCACAGCCACTTCCGCCGGCAATGGCACCGAATCAGCCCCCGCAAGGGGGCTTTTTTGTGGCCGACGCCGGCGCACCCGCAGGACCCGCACCGGGCGGTTTCCCGGGCCAGCCCTGA
- a CDS encoding P22 phage major capsid protein family protein, with the protein MANQYLTTSLITREILSALRQKFTFLNRINMEYSDEFAVTGAKIGSTVNIRVPTNAKVRKGRIMDASNMVDKTVPLTITDQDGIDLVYSSADLALDIDDFRARYLEQPLANLASSIESQVIQRSLPYAANFVANADGKLDLREALLANKLLTDNLAPSERFMLTNTSGTVQVIDQLKGLFNSQSQLKRQYEEGLMGRAAGFDWYETAIMPAQSLGTAAAGTAAGYLINGVPTDGSATIAIDGGTGTLKAGQHVTFANVYAVNPATKESTGALRTFVVTDDYAGGSGGLKVSPAMVLTGPEKNVTALPADNSAVTVLGATGQTGINLGFARDFVTFASVDMPLPENKEASRAAIGGPGGLSVRLIRDYDTANDQFLNRVDILWGSAVLRPEFGVVIPNDPTNFTSE; encoded by the coding sequence ATGGCCAACCAGTACCTCACCACCAGCCTGATCACGCGCGAGATCCTCAGCGCGCTGCGTCAGAAGTTCACCTTCCTCAACCGCATCAACATGGAGTACAGCGACGAGTTCGCTGTCACCGGCGCCAAGATCGGCAGCACCGTCAACATCCGCGTGCCGACCAACGCCAAGGTCCGCAAGGGCCGGATCATGGATGCCAGCAACATGGTCGACAAGACCGTGCCGCTGACCATCACCGACCAGGACGGCATCGACCTGGTGTACAGCTCGGCGGACTTGGCGCTGGACATCGACGACTTCCGCGCTCGCTACCTGGAGCAGCCGCTGGCCAACCTGGCCTCCAGCATCGAGTCGCAGGTGATCCAGCGGTCCCTGCCGTACGCGGCCAACTTCGTCGCCAACGCCGACGGCAAGCTGGACCTGCGTGAGGCCCTGCTGGCCAACAAGCTGCTGACCGATAACCTGGCCCCGTCCGAGCGATTCATGCTCACCAACACCAGCGGCACGGTGCAGGTGATCGACCAGCTCAAGGGCCTGTTCAACAGCCAGAGCCAGCTCAAGCGCCAGTACGAAGAGGGCCTGATGGGTCGCGCCGCCGGCTTCGACTGGTACGAGACCGCGATCATGCCGGCGCAGAGCCTGGGCACCGCCGCCGCGGGGACCGCTGCCGGCTACCTGATCAACGGCGTGCCGACCGACGGCTCCGCCACCATCGCCATCGACGGCGGCACTGGCACCCTCAAGGCCGGCCAGCACGTCACCTTCGCCAACGTGTACGCGGTCAACCCGGCGACCAAGGAGAGCACCGGAGCGCTGCGCACCTTCGTGGTCACCGACGACTACGCCGGCGGTTCCGGCGGCCTCAAGGTGTCCCCGGCGATGGTCCTGACGGGCCCGGAGAAGAATGTCACCGCGCTGCCGGCCGACAACTCCGCCGTGACCGTCCTGGGCGCCACCGGCCAGACCGGCATCAACCTGGGCTTCGCGCGCGACTTCGTCACCTTCGCCTCCGTCGACATGCCCCTGCCGGAGAACAAGGAGGCCAGTCGCGCCGCCATCGGTGGCCCCGGCGGCCTGAGCGTCCGGCTTATCCGCGACTACGACACCGCCAACGACCAGTTCCTGAACCGCGTGGACATCCTGTGGGGTTCGGCCGTGCTGCGTCCGGAGTTCGGCGTGGTCATCCCGAACGATCCCACCAACTTCACCAGCGAATAA
- a CDS encoding packaged DNA stabilization gp4 family protein: MAKVQEIVARALRLIQVQDARQPVKAVDMQTGIAVLNAMCARWEANGLAIGWRPVSNPSEDMPCPPEAEEAIAFNLALTLAPEYGTEAPGIVVGAAARGLSDLRADVKASNPLRPDRGVLPHGYDTRTDRFY; this comes from the coding sequence ATGGCCAAGGTGCAGGAAATCGTTGCCCGGGCGCTCCGCCTGATCCAGGTGCAGGACGCCCGGCAGCCGGTGAAGGCCGTGGACATGCAGACCGGCATCGCGGTGCTCAACGCGATGTGCGCGCGCTGGGAGGCCAACGGCCTGGCCATCGGCTGGCGGCCGGTCAGCAACCCGTCTGAGGACATGCCGTGCCCGCCGGAGGCCGAGGAAGCCATCGCGTTCAACCTCGCCCTGACCCTGGCGCCCGAGTACGGCACCGAGGCTCCGGGAATCGTGGTCGGTGCTGCTGCGCGCGGACTCTCCGACCTGCGGGCCGACGTGAAGGCGTCCAACCCCCTGCGCCCTGACCGCGGCGTGCTGCCGCACGGCTACGACACCCGCACGGATCGCTTCTACTGA
- a CDS encoding phage protein yields MSDSELAQVDGALEALPPRPTYEQVRRLEACMAQMPQVECPLEHHFAHGVYGRLMHAKAGTVIVGKMHRFSTLNVLLAGVIRVTGPDGAVRDLRAPCMFVSPPGCKKVGAVIEDVQWLNVFPTKLTDVAAIETQFTIPETPLIEDQP; encoded by the coding sequence GTGAGCGATAGCGAGCTGGCCCAGGTCGATGGCGCGCTCGAAGCGCTGCCGCCCCGTCCGACATACGAACAGGTGCGCCGCCTGGAGGCCTGCATGGCGCAGATGCCGCAGGTGGAATGCCCGCTCGAGCACCACTTCGCGCATGGCGTCTACGGCCGGCTGATGCACGCCAAGGCCGGCACGGTGATCGTCGGCAAGATGCACCGCTTCTCGACCCTCAACGTGTTGCTGGCGGGCGTGATCCGGGTGACGGGCCCGGACGGGGCGGTGCGCGACCTGCGTGCGCCCTGCATGTTCGTCTCCCCGCCCGGCTGCAAGAAGGTGGGCGCGGTGATCGAGGACGTCCAGTGGTTGAACGTGTTCCCCACCAAGCTCACCGACGTGGCTGCCATCGAGACGCAGTTCACCATCCCCGAAACCCCATTGATTGAGGACCAGCCATGA